From a region of the Gossypium raimondii isolate GPD5lz chromosome 10, ASM2569854v1, whole genome shotgun sequence genome:
- the LOC105777733 gene encoding F-box protein CPR1, with protein sequence MSPFPTDMIPNILCRLPVKTLLRFKCVSKPWGSLIDDSHFVKSHLHQSLKTNNNVKLFLDNGAEIDDNAYAVDFDSLNNLVQFPRPFTAEITKYRSRIIGSYNGLLAVYHREEGIALWNPSTRKCHYLPALDEDISMDHDTIPGYNYDNSTILGFGYDNITEDYKVVKMLRSKTQNCFKVTIYSQKSNTWRRIKDCPYDIPINYNDGAYINNAIHWVGDEILSGRNVIFGLHLTTEEYFEVPEGKRSSKDKKCGAYYCEGFSYMNVGVLGGCLCVSRDFSSCPIEDHVNIWVMKEYGVKESWTELLYLSRNQWVTNIFHTRAVGYARDGNKVLLDDGGGQQPAWFNLEDESSHLLCIPGAPQLVSTIIYVESLVSVS encoded by the coding sequence ATGTCACCTTTTCCGACTGATATGATTCCTAACATACTTTGTCGGCTTCCAGTGAAGACACTACTCCGCTTCAAATGTGTGTCCAAACCATGGGGTTCTCTCATAGATGACTCACATTTTGTCAAAAGTCATCTCCATCAGTCCTTGAAAACCAACAACAATGTCAAGCTTTTCCTCGATAACGGTGCAGAAATCGACGATAATGCCTATGCGGTGGATTTCGACTCTCTCAACAACTTGGTGCAATTTCCTCGTCCATTTACAGCTGAAATCACCAAGTACCGTTCTAGAATAATAGGTTCTTACAATGGATTACTTGCTGTGTACCATCGTGAAGAAGGCATCGCTCTATGGAATCCATCAACCAGAAAATGTCATTATTTGCCAGCCTTGGATGAAGATATAAGTATGGATCATGACACCATCCCCGGATACAACTACGACAACAGCACCATACTCGGATTTGGGTATGACAATATCACCGAAGACTATAAGGTGGTGAAAATGCTGAGATCCAAGACACAAAACTGCTTCAAAGTTACGATTTACAGCCAGAAATCCAACACTTGGAGGAGGATTAAGGATTGCCCTTACGACATACCTATTAACTACAACGACGGGGCATACATAAACAATGCCATTCATTGGGTAGGGGATGAAATATTGTCAGGAAGAAACGTGATATTTGGTCTTCATCTTACCACCGAGGAGTACTTCGAAGTCCCTGAAGGAAAGAGGAGCTCCAAAGACAAGAAATGCGGCGCTTATTATTGCGAGGGCTTCAGCTACATGAATGTGGGAGTGTTGGGAGGTTGTTTATGTGTTTCCCGAGATTTCTCGAGTTGTCCAATCGAAGACCACGTAAATATATGGGTGATGAAGGAGTATGGAGTGAAGGAGTCTTGGACTGAGTTGCTTTATCTGTCGAGAAATCAATGGGTGACCAATATATTTCACACCAGAGCTGTAGGGTATGCCAGGGATGGCAATAAAGTATTGCTGGATGACGGTGGAGGACAACAGCCTGCTTGGTTCAATCTAGAGGATGAAAGTAGCCACCTTCTTTGTATTCCAGGCGCACCTCAACTTGTTTCTACAATCATCTATGTTGAAAGCCTTGTTTCTGTTTCTTGA